One segment of Solanum lycopersicum chromosome 1, SLM_r2.1 DNA contains the following:
- the LOC138341741 gene encoding uncharacterized protein, which translates to MLSGKKELLQDFHRLARSGGHLMSISDSGVTVQNGAKSSSVVEDKEKQESDPILLELKGTVNNQRVEVFSQWGDGVLRYQGATKMYRYLWEDYWWNDINRDIADFVSKCPNCKQVKVQHQKPGGMTQEIDIPALEWDVITMDFITGLPHTLIKLKKILHK; encoded by the exons atgttgagcgGAAAAAAAGAGCTACTGCAGGAttttcacaggcttgctcgctcGGGAGGtcaccttatgagcatatcagacagcggtgtaacagttcagaatggggcaaAATCGTCTTCGGTAGTGGAGGataaggaaaagcaagagagtgatccgatcttgcttgaactaaagGGTACAGTCAACAATCaaagagtggaggttttctcccaatggggagatggtgtacttcgctaccaag gtgccactaagatgtaccgctaTTTGTGGGAAGActattggtggaatgacataaatagggatatagcagactttgtgagtaagtgccccaattgcaagcaagtcaaggtacaacatcagaaaccaggaggtatgactcaagagatcgatattcctgcTTTGGAATGGGATGTAATAactatggatttcatcacagggttacctcatACTCTAATAAAGCTCAAAAAAATACTTCACAAATAA